A single region of the Eriocheir sinensis breed Jianghai 21 chromosome 53, ASM2467909v1, whole genome shotgun sequence genome encodes:
- the LOC126983269 gene encoding protein spaetzle 3-like, with the protein MALTVSILLASVVAAALGSHPPAYGHPHPPAYGHHAPAYAHSYCDPTAAPACAANSTLSYCLEDPEYPEYEIKGAISADHIFAKKYADVADQSADDLVETVAKKQEEAFDYSYYTGASTGASPYDVTHWAGPEGYICPSDVAYARPRRALNVEGKWRVIVNDVHYYTQTARLETCLFPEAACRALAPCYKSHCTQKYVYHRLLSFDPCDPYKGLFIDIYKLPSACSCHIPA; encoded by the exons ATGGCGCTCACAGTG TCAATCCTTCTAGCCAGCGTCGTGGCGGCGGCCCTGGGCTCCCACCCGCCAGCCTAcggccacccccacccccccgcctACGGCCACCACGCCCCCGCCTACGCCCACTCCTACTGCGATCCCACCGCCGCCCCTGCCTGCGCCGCCAACTCCACGCTTTCCTACTGCCTCGAGGACCCCGAGTACCCTGAGTACGAGATCAAGGGCGCCATCAGCGCCGACCACATCTTCGCCAAGAAGTACGCCGACGTGGCCGACCAGTCCGCCGACGACCTGGTGGAGACGGTGGccaagaagcaggaggaggcctTCGACTACTCCTACTACACCGGCGCCTCCACCGGCGCCTCCCCCTACGACGTGACCCACTGGGCCGGCCCCGAGGGCTACATCTGCCCCTCCGACGTGGCCTACGCCAGGCCCCGTCGCGCCCTCAACGTGGAGGGCAAGTGGCGCGTCATCGTCAACGACGTGCACTACTACACGCAGACGGCGCGCCTGGAGACCTGCCTGTTCCCCGAGGCCGCCTGCCGCGCCCTGGCGCCCTGCTACAAGAGCCACTGCACGCAGAAGTACGTctaccaccgcctcctctccttcGACCCCTGCGACCCCTACAAGGGCCTCTTCATCGACATCTACAAGCTGCCCTCCGCCTGCTCCTGCCACATCCCCGCCTAA